A single region of the Syngnathoides biaculeatus isolate LvHL_M chromosome 17, ASM1980259v1, whole genome shotgun sequence genome encodes:
- the LOC133490906 gene encoding gastrula zinc finger protein XlCGF8.2DB-like translates to MEEQLLCVKEEEDVTELPVTGVLLKSEDEGQYEEDGWAEPPGSSSNQHMKKEADGDGCGLLAPISDSDGLTSHSSDHNDDDDDDDEKLSHQTGKKRWKCSQCKKSFSSKSALKNHESVHTGEKPFPCLVCGKKFSQKVNLKIHMRTHTGEKPFVCSFCEQRFSQKVNLKIHIRTHTGEKPFACLVCGQAFTLKAKLARHTRTHTGEKPFACSVCGHRFPRKEYLKIHIRTHTGEKPFACTVCGHRFFQKVDLKTHTRTHTGEKPFGCSVCGKRFSQKVQLRRHTRKHTGEKPFACPVCGQRLSSRQCLRNHARKHTGENSFTCSVCEQRFSRNDQLQGHECPGKTNTDQ, encoded by the coding sequence ATGGAGGAGCAGCTGCTCTGCGTCAAAGAGGAGGAAGACGTCACGGAGTTGCCGGTGACCGGCGTCCTTCTGAAGAGCGAAGACGAGGGTCAGTATGAGGAGGACGGATGGGCGGAGCCTCCGGGCAGCAGCTCCAATCAGCACATGAAGAAGGAAGCTGACGGAGACGGCTGCGGCCTCCTCGCTCCAATATCAGATAGTGACGGCTTAACTTCACACTCGTCTGAtcacaacgacgacgacgacgacgatgatgaaaAACTGTCACACCAAACTGGCAAAAAacgctggaaatgttctcagtgcAAGAAAAGCTTTTCCTCCAAGTCTGCTTTGAAAAATCACGAGAGCGTccacaccggggagaaaccttttccaTGCTTGGTCTGTGGGAAAAAATTCTCTCAGAAAGTGAACTTGAAAATACACATGAGGACCCACACCGGCGAGAAACCCTTCGTCTGCTCGTTTTGCGAGCAGAGGTTCTCTCAGAAGGTGAACTTGAAAATACACATAAGAACgcacaccggagagaaaccgTTCGCGTGTTTGGTTTGCGGCCAAGCGTTCACTCTCAAGGCAAAGTTAGCAAGGCACACAAGGACGCACACGggcgagaaaccttttgcctgttcGGTGTGCGGCCACAGATTCCCTAGGAAGGaatacttaaaaatacacattagaACACACACGGGCGAGAAACCTTTCGCCTGCACAGTTTGCGGCCACAGGTTCTTTCAGAAGGTGGACTTAAAAACGCACACGAGGACACACACCGGCGAGAAACCTTTTGGATGTTCAGTTTGCGGCAAACGTTTTTCTCAGAAGGTGCAATTGAGAAGACACACAAGAAAGCATACGGGAGAGAAACCTttcgcctgcccggtgtgtggcCAACGGTTGTCTTCAAGACAGTGCTTGAGAAATCATGCGCGGAAGCACACGGGAGAAAACTCCTTTACGTGCTCAGTTTGTGAGCAAAGATTCTCTCGTAACGATCAGCTTCAGGGCCACGAGTGTCCTGGGAAGACGAACACTGACCAGTGA
- the LOC133490904 gene encoding gastrula zinc finger protein XlCGF26.1-like isoform X3: MFARTTANSEEELCGKQESERQAVFQNLRASPHAADVSENRLGSGQQEPESPHVKEEQAHPPQMKKEFDSSHIKDEITEFPLTTDFMKSEDEGQDEDHRGAESPGISAKGDGDRGGESQTDNLLAPISESDNMASNSSDNDDVSDGDMTFQTDKKRWKCSVCGGTFVYKCILKRHMIRHTGEKPFACLECGKAFSHKGHLNAHVRIHTGEKPFACTQCDKTFSCKGHLRTHTKTHMGEKPFACSVCGQRFSRKENLKTHTVRHTGEKPFVCSFCGQRFARKETLKTHTSIHTGEKPLVCSVCGQRFSTKEYLKIHTRAHTGEKPFVCSVCGQRFSQKVNLRTHRRTHTGEKPFPCSVCGQRFSRKETLKTHTRTHTGEKPFACSICGQKFSVKEYLKKHTRGHTGEKPFACSICGQRFSRKENLKTHIGTHTGEKPFSCSGCGKRFTRQHTLNAHTRSNIGQKQFACAGCGQSFSCKDGMKKHKCAGENSSNQ; this comes from the exons ATGTTTGCAAGAACGACGGCAAACTCCGAGGAGGAACTTTGTGGAAAGCAAGAGAGCGAGCGTCAAGCTGTCTTCCAGAATCTTCGAGCGTCGCCGCACGCAGCAG ACGTCAGTGAAAATCGTCTCGGTTCCGGGCAGCAGGAGCCAGAATCTCCCCACGTTAAAGAGGAGCAGGCGCATCCTCCCCAAATGAAAAAGGAGTTCGACTCCTCGCACATTAAAGACGAGATCACGGAGTTTCCGTTGACGACGGACTTTATGAAGAGCGAAGATGAAGGTCAAGATGAGGACCACAGAGGGGCGGAGTCTCCGGGCATCAGCGCAAAAGGCGACGGTGACCGTGGCGGAGAATCACAAACTGACAACCTCTTGGCGCCGATATCAGAGAGTGACAACATGGCGTCAAACTCTTCGGACAACGATGATGTGTCTGACGGCGATATGACATTCCAGACAGATAAAAAGCGCTGGAAATGTTCCGTATGTGGGGGGACCTTTGTCTACAAGTGTATTTTGAAAAGGCACATGATACGccacaccggagagaaaccttttgcctgcttggAATGTGGCAAAGCATTCTCGCACAAGGGACACTTGAACGCGCACGTGAGAATccacaccggggagaaaccttttgcctgcacACAATGTGACAAAACTTTCTCTTGTAAGGGACACttaagaacacacacaaaaacacacatgggggagaaaccttttgcctgctcagtttgtggccaaagattctcaAGAAAGGAAAACCTCAAAACGCACACTGTCAGACACACCGGCGAGAAGCCTTTTGTCTGCTCATTTTGCGGTCAGCGATTCGCTAGAAAGGAAACGTTAAAAACGCACACCAGTATTCACACCGGAGAGAAGCCTTTGGTCTGCTCCGTGTGCGGTCAGAGATTCTCCACGAAGGAATacttgaaaatacacacacgggcccacaccggtgagaaaccttttgtctgctcagtttgcggtcaaAGGTTCTCTCAGAAGGTGAACTTGAGAACGCACCGAAGAACGCACACCGGCGAGAAgccttttccctgctcagtgTGCGGTCAAAGATTCTCGCGAAAGGAAACCTTAAAAACGCACACCAGAACGCACACCggcgagaaaccttttgcctgttcAATTTGTGGTCAAAAGTTTTCTGTGaaggaatatttaaaaaaacacacgagAGGCCACACCggcgagaaaccttttgcctgctcgaTATGCGGTCAAAGATTCTCACGAAAGGAAAACTTAAAGACGCACATTGGCACGCACACGGGTGAGAAACCGTTTTCCTGCTCAGGTTGCGGTAAAAGATTCACCCGACAGCACACCTTAAACGCGCACACGAGAAGCAACATCGGCCAGAAGCAGTTTGCTTGCGCCGGTTGCGGCCAAAGTTTCTCCTGTAAGGATGggatgaaaaaacacaaatgtgctgGTGAGAATAGCAGTAatcaataa
- the LOC133490968 gene encoding zinc finger protein OZF-like has protein sequence MLARPTGEREEELSGTKDGEERKVQLLDAVFKTPLDAGQRPCDALHHSQSPSDAGEKNLRPEQREPGSARIKEEQSEDEAHIKEEAVITGLTVTVVPLKSEDQGQFEERSGAAAPSITSSQHIKTEDDGGPRGEGLMAPLSDSDDAASNSPHTDDDEHSEEDRTSRADNRRWKCPQCLKTFVYKSLLKTHMICHTGEKPFVCSVCGKRFSHKGHLRTHTKTHTGEKPFACSFCGQRFSQNGNLSTHLRIHTGEKPFSCLVCSQSFSTQVSLKTHTRTHTGEKPFACVVCGQRFSERANLKTHTRTHNGEKPFACTTCGQGFSQKGSLTIHTRSHTGEKPFSCSFCGQRFSEKGTLVKHTRIHTGEKPFACSVCGQRFSQKGNLNIHKKTHTGGGGERDAHNGQVEKKVFSLK, from the exons ATGTTAGCAAGACCGACAGGAGAGCGCGAGGAGGAACTCAGCGGAACAAAAGACGGCGAGGAGCGAAAAGTTCAACTGTTGGACGCAGTTTTTAAGACTCCTCTCGATGCAG GACAAAGGCCGTGTGACGCCCTCCATCACAGTCAGTCGCCTTCAG ACGCCGGTGAAAAAAATCTTCGCCCTGAGCAACGGGAGCCGGGGTCTGCTCGGATCAAAGAGGAGCAGTCGGAGGACGAGGctcacatcaaagaggaggcTGTCATCACGGGGTTGACGGTGACTGTTGTCCCGCTCAAGAGTGAAGACCAAGGTCAGTTTGAGGAGAGGAGCGGGGCGGCGGCTCCGAGCATCACCTCAAGTcaacacataaaaacagaaGACGATGGAGGACCACGAGGAGAGGGCCTCATGGCTCCGCTGTCAGATAGTGACGACGCGGCGTCAAACTCTCCTCACACTGACGACGACGAACATTCTGAAGAAGATCGGACATCTCGCGCCGACAACAGACGCTGGAAATGTCCTCAGTGTCTTAAAACGTTCGTCTACAAGTCTCTTTTGAAAACGCACATGATCTGtcacaccggagagaaaccgTTTGTCTGCTCGGTTTGCGGGAAAAGATTCTCTCACAAGGGACACTTAAgaacgcacacaaaaacacacaccggTGAGAAACCTTTCGCCTGCTCATTTTGCGGCCAAAGATTCTCTCAGAACGGGAACTTGAGTACGCACTTACGAATacacacaggagagaaacccttttcctgcttagtttgtagTCAAAGCTTCTCCACACAGGTAAgcttaaaaacacacacgagaacacacactggtgagaaaccttttgcctgtgtAGTTTGCGGGCAAAGATTCTCCGAAAGGGCAAACTTGAAAAcgcacacaagaacgcacaatggagagaaaccttttgcttgcACAACGTGCGGTCAAGGATTCTCTCAAAAGGGAAGCTTAACTATACACACAAGatcccacactggtgagaaacctttttcctgctcgtTTTGCGGACAAAGATTCTCTGAAAAGGGAACCTTGGTCAAACACACGCgaatacacactggtgagaagccttttgcctgttcagtttgtggccaGAGATTTTCCCAAAAGGGAAACttaaatatacacaaaaaaacccacacaggcggcggTGGGGAAAGAGACGCTCATAACGGTCAGGTTgagaaaaaagtgttttcattaaaataa
- the LOC133515227 gene encoding histone H2A-like, which yields MSGRGKTGGKARAKAKTRSSRAGLQFPVGRVHRLLRRGNYAQRIGAGAPVYLAAVLEYLTAEILELAGNAARDNKKTRIIPRHLQLAVRNDEELNKLLGGVTIAQGGVLPNIQAVLLPKKTEKAGKTK from the coding sequence ATGTCTGGTCGAGGAAAAACCGGTGGCAAGGCCCGCGCCAAGGCTAAGACCCGCTCATCCCGCGCTGGACTTCAGTTCCCGGTGGGTCGTGTCCACAGGCTGCTCCGCAGGGGCAACTACGCCCAGCGAATCGGTGCCGGCGCCCCCGTCTACTTGGCGGCGGTGCTCGAGTATCTGACCGCCGAGATCCTGGAGCTGGCCGGCAACGCCGCCCGAGACAACAAGAAGACCCGAATCATCCCTCGTCACTTGCAGCTGGCCGTCCGCAACGACGAGGAGCTCAACAAGCTCCTCGGCGGGGTCACCATCGCCCAGGGTGGCGTCCTGCCCAACATCCAGGCGGTCTTGCTGCCCAAGAAGACCGAGAAGGCCGGAAAAACAAAGTAG
- the LOC133490903 gene encoding gastrula zinc finger protein XlCGF26.1-like, with product MFARTTDEDAEELCGPKEEKRRQRGRLDALSKYPEAASHPADVSEKYLHAFADVKREEEEPLGVKEEDDFTELPVTCAVLKSEDDGQCEELRGAEPPSSSSGRRTKTEGDADPRGRPRADGLLAPISDRDDVTSHSLDTDEDDDEQSEGGLTPRTIKHWKCSQCGKTFVSKSLLKTHLIRHTLEKPFECSDCGKMFSHKGHLNTHTRIHTGEKPFVCLICGQRFSQKGTLKTHKGTHTGEKPFACSVCGQRFSIKGSLKIHTRTHTGEKPFACAICGKRFAHKGSLRSHIRTHTGEKPFICSVCGQSFSEKVYLDIHKRSHTGEKPFVCSVCGQSFSQKVHLRRRTRTHTGEKPFACSICGQRFSEKGTLKTHTRTHTGEKPFACSVCGQGFSLKGNLRRHTRTHAEEKPITCSVSNQRLSHKERKTMDTVEKQFTCSFRGQKFAHKGSLTSHSFTHIGDKPFTCPLCHQTFSTKGVLNRHIRTHTGEKPFACSVCGQGFSETGSLKIHHRTHTGEKPFTCLVCGQKFSRQGTLKNHTRTHTGEKPFSCSVCGEKFSRKGTLKVHTRQHTGEKPFPCPDCGKRFSRKEQLQKHKCAAQN from the exons ATGTTCGCGAGAACGACAGATGAAGACGCCGAGGAACTTTGTGGACCCAAAGAGGAGAAAAGGCGTCAACGTGGACGACTCGACGCGCTTTCCAAGTATCCCGAAGCTGCGTCCCATCCAGcgg ACGTCAGTGAAAAATATCTTCACGCGTTCGCCGACGTCAAACGGGAGGAGGAAGAGCCGCTCGGCGTCAAAGAGGAAGATGATTTCACGGAGCTGCCGGTGACTTGCGCCGTTTTGAAGAGCGAAGACGACGGGCAGTGCGAGGAACTCAGAGGGGCGGAGCCTCCGAGCAGCAGCTCAGGTCGACGCACGAAAACGGAAGGCGACGCCGACCCCCGTGGACGACCACGAGCGGACGGCCTCTTGGCTCCGATATCCGACAGAGACGACGTGACGTCGCACTCTCTCGAcactgatgaggatgatgatgaacagTCAGAAGGCGGTTTGACGCCTCGCACGATCAAACATTGGAAATGTTCCCAGTGCGGGAAAACGTTTGTATCCAAGTCTCTTCTGAAAACACATCTGATACGCCACACTTTAGAGAAACCTTTTGAATGCTCAGATTGTGGCAAAATGTTTTCTCATAAGGGACACTTGAACACGCACACCAGAATCCACACTGGCGAGAAACCTTTTGTCTGCTTGATCTGTGGTCAGAGATTCTCTCAGAAAGGAaccttaaaaacacacaaaggaaCCCACACGGGAGAGAAGCCatttgcctgctcagtttgcggccaAAGATTCTCCATAAAGGGaagcttaaaaatacacacgagaacgcacactggagagaaaccttttgcctgcgcAATTTGTGGGAAACGATTCGCTCATAAGGGAAGCTTGAGATCACAcataagaacacacactggtgagaaaccttttatctgctcagtttgtggccaaTCGTTTTCTGAAAAGGTATACTTGGATATTCATAAAAGGAGCCACACCGGCGAGAAACCTTTTGtatgctcagtttgtggccaaagtTTTTCACAGAAGGTACACTTGAGAAGACGCACACGAACGCAtaccggagagaaaccttttgcctgctcaattTGCGGCCAGAGATTTTCTGAGAAAGGaactttaaaaacacacacaagaacgcacacaggagagaaaccttttgcctgttcGGTATGTGGTCAAGGATTCTCTTTGAAGGGAAACTTaagaagacacacaagaacgcacgcTGAAGAGAAACCAATTACCTGTTCAGTTAGCAATCAAAGATTATCTCATAAGGAAAGGAAAACAATGGACACTGTTGAGAAACAGTTTACTTGCTCATTTCGTGGGCAAAAGTTTGCTCACAAGGGCAGCTTAACGTCGCACTCCTTTACACACATTGGTGACAAACCTTTTACCTGCCCACTTTGTCATCAAACGTTCTCAACAAAGGGAGTCTTAAATAGACACATTAGAACACACACTGGCGAGAAGCCTTTTgcgtgctcagtttgtggtcagggATTCTCTGAAACGGGAAGTTTGAAAATACATCATAGGACGCACaccggtgagaaaccttttaccTGCTTGGTTTGTGGTCAAAAGTTCTCTCGACAGGGAACTTTAAAAAACCACACAAggacccacactggtgagaaacccttttcctgcTCGGTTTGCGGTGAAAAATTCTCTCGTAAGGGAACCTTAAAAGTCCACACGAGAcagcacactggtgagaaaccttttccgTGCCCAgattgtggtaaaagattctccCGTAAGGAACAGCTTCAAAAACACAAGTGTGCGGCTCAGAATTGA
- the LOC133490904 gene encoding gastrula zinc finger protein XlCGF26.1-like isoform X2: MFLPKNDDDDCKVPKSGFHTEDALSPCNISSERTTANSEEELCGKQESERQAVFQNLRASPHAADVSENRLGSGQQEPESPHVKEEQAHPPQMKKEFDSSHIKDEITEFPLTTDFMKSEDEGQDEDHRGAESPGISAKGDGDRGGESQTDNLLAPISESDNMASNSSDNDDVSDGDMTFQTDKKRWKCSVCGGTFVYKCILKRHMIRHTGEKPFACLECGKAFSHKGHLNAHVRIHTGEKPFACTQCDKTFSCKGHLRTHTKTHMGEKPFACSVCGQRFSRKENLKTHTVRHTGEKPFVCSFCGQRFARKETLKTHTSIHTGEKPLVCSVCGQRFSTKEYLKIHTRAHTGEKPFVCSVCGQRFSQKVNLRTHRRTHTGEKPFPCSVCGQRFSRKETLKTHTRTHTGEKPFACSICGQKFSVKEYLKKHTRGHTGEKPFACSICGQRFSRKENLKTHIGTHTGEKPFSCSGCGKRFTRQHTLNAHTRSNIGQKQFACAGCGQSFSCKDGMKKHKCAGENSSNQ; encoded by the exons ATGTTCCTTcccaaaaatgatgatgatgactgcaAAGTACCCAAAAGCGGCTTTCATACTGAAGACGCTTTGAGCCCCTGCAACATTTCTTCTGAACG AACGACGGCAAACTCCGAGGAGGAACTTTGTGGAAAGCAAGAGAGCGAGCGTCAAGCTGTCTTCCAGAATCTTCGAGCGTCGCCGCACGCAGCAG ACGTCAGTGAAAATCGTCTCGGTTCCGGGCAGCAGGAGCCAGAATCTCCCCACGTTAAAGAGGAGCAGGCGCATCCTCCCCAAATGAAAAAGGAGTTCGACTCCTCGCACATTAAAGACGAGATCACGGAGTTTCCGTTGACGACGGACTTTATGAAGAGCGAAGATGAAGGTCAAGATGAGGACCACAGAGGGGCGGAGTCTCCGGGCATCAGCGCAAAAGGCGACGGTGACCGTGGCGGAGAATCACAAACTGACAACCTCTTGGCGCCGATATCAGAGAGTGACAACATGGCGTCAAACTCTTCGGACAACGATGATGTGTCTGACGGCGATATGACATTCCAGACAGATAAAAAGCGCTGGAAATGTTCCGTATGTGGGGGGACCTTTGTCTACAAGTGTATTTTGAAAAGGCACATGATACGccacaccggagagaaaccttttgcctgcttggAATGTGGCAAAGCATTCTCGCACAAGGGACACTTGAACGCGCACGTGAGAATccacaccggggagaaaccttttgcctgcacACAATGTGACAAAACTTTCTCTTGTAAGGGACACttaagaacacacacaaaaacacacatgggggagaaaccttttgcctgctcagtttgtggccaaagattctcaAGAAAGGAAAACCTCAAAACGCACACTGTCAGACACACCGGCGAGAAGCCTTTTGTCTGCTCATTTTGCGGTCAGCGATTCGCTAGAAAGGAAACGTTAAAAACGCACACCAGTATTCACACCGGAGAGAAGCCTTTGGTCTGCTCCGTGTGCGGTCAGAGATTCTCCACGAAGGAATacttgaaaatacacacacgggcccacaccggtgagaaaccttttgtctgctcagtttgcggtcaaAGGTTCTCTCAGAAGGTGAACTTGAGAACGCACCGAAGAACGCACACCGGCGAGAAgccttttccctgctcagtgTGCGGTCAAAGATTCTCGCGAAAGGAAACCTTAAAAACGCACACCAGAACGCACACCggcgagaaaccttttgcctgttcAATTTGTGGTCAAAAGTTTTCTGTGaaggaatatttaaaaaaacacacgagAGGCCACACCggcgagaaaccttttgcctgctcgaTATGCGGTCAAAGATTCTCACGAAAGGAAAACTTAAAGACGCACATTGGCACGCACACGGGTGAGAAACCGTTTTCCTGCTCAGGTTGCGGTAAAAGATTCACCCGACAGCACACCTTAAACGCGCACACGAGAAGCAACATCGGCCAGAAGCAGTTTGCTTGCGCCGGTTGCGGCCAAAGTTTCTCCTGTAAGGATGggatgaaaaaacacaaatgtgctgGTGAGAATAGCAGTAatcaataa
- the LOC133490904 gene encoding gastrula zinc finger protein XlCGF26.1-like isoform X1, giving the protein MLRLESKSTMFLPKNDDDDCKVPKSGFHTEDALSPCNISSERTTANSEEELCGKQESERQAVFQNLRASPHAADVSENRLGSGQQEPESPHVKEEQAHPPQMKKEFDSSHIKDEITEFPLTTDFMKSEDEGQDEDHRGAESPGISAKGDGDRGGESQTDNLLAPISESDNMASNSSDNDDVSDGDMTFQTDKKRWKCSVCGGTFVYKCILKRHMIRHTGEKPFACLECGKAFSHKGHLNAHVRIHTGEKPFACTQCDKTFSCKGHLRTHTKTHMGEKPFACSVCGQRFSRKENLKTHTVRHTGEKPFVCSFCGQRFARKETLKTHTSIHTGEKPLVCSVCGQRFSTKEYLKIHTRAHTGEKPFVCSVCGQRFSQKVNLRTHRRTHTGEKPFPCSVCGQRFSRKETLKTHTRTHTGEKPFACSICGQKFSVKEYLKKHTRGHTGEKPFACSICGQRFSRKENLKTHIGTHTGEKPFSCSGCGKRFTRQHTLNAHTRSNIGQKQFACAGCGQSFSCKDGMKKHKCAGENSSNQ; this is encoded by the exons ATGTTGAGACTCGAGAGCAAATCG ACAATGTTCCTTcccaaaaatgatgatgatgactgcaAAGTACCCAAAAGCGGCTTTCATACTGAAGACGCTTTGAGCCCCTGCAACATTTCTTCTGAACG AACGACGGCAAACTCCGAGGAGGAACTTTGTGGAAAGCAAGAGAGCGAGCGTCAAGCTGTCTTCCAGAATCTTCGAGCGTCGCCGCACGCAGCAG ACGTCAGTGAAAATCGTCTCGGTTCCGGGCAGCAGGAGCCAGAATCTCCCCACGTTAAAGAGGAGCAGGCGCATCCTCCCCAAATGAAAAAGGAGTTCGACTCCTCGCACATTAAAGACGAGATCACGGAGTTTCCGTTGACGACGGACTTTATGAAGAGCGAAGATGAAGGTCAAGATGAGGACCACAGAGGGGCGGAGTCTCCGGGCATCAGCGCAAAAGGCGACGGTGACCGTGGCGGAGAATCACAAACTGACAACCTCTTGGCGCCGATATCAGAGAGTGACAACATGGCGTCAAACTCTTCGGACAACGATGATGTGTCTGACGGCGATATGACATTCCAGACAGATAAAAAGCGCTGGAAATGTTCCGTATGTGGGGGGACCTTTGTCTACAAGTGTATTTTGAAAAGGCACATGATACGccacaccggagagaaaccttttgcctgcttggAATGTGGCAAAGCATTCTCGCACAAGGGACACTTGAACGCGCACGTGAGAATccacaccggggagaaaccttttgcctgcacACAATGTGACAAAACTTTCTCTTGTAAGGGACACttaagaacacacacaaaaacacacatgggggagaaaccttttgcctgctcagtttgtggccaaagattctcaAGAAAGGAAAACCTCAAAACGCACACTGTCAGACACACCGGCGAGAAGCCTTTTGTCTGCTCATTTTGCGGTCAGCGATTCGCTAGAAAGGAAACGTTAAAAACGCACACCAGTATTCACACCGGAGAGAAGCCTTTGGTCTGCTCCGTGTGCGGTCAGAGATTCTCCACGAAGGAATacttgaaaatacacacacgggcccacaccggtgagaaaccttttgtctgctcagtttgcggtcaaAGGTTCTCTCAGAAGGTGAACTTGAGAACGCACCGAAGAACGCACACCGGCGAGAAgccttttccctgctcagtgTGCGGTCAAAGATTCTCGCGAAAGGAAACCTTAAAAACGCACACCAGAACGCACACCggcgagaaaccttttgcctgttcAATTTGTGGTCAAAAGTTTTCTGTGaaggaatatttaaaaaaacacacgagAGGCCACACCggcgagaaaccttttgcctgctcgaTATGCGGTCAAAGATTCTCACGAAAGGAAAACTTAAAGACGCACATTGGCACGCACACGGGTGAGAAACCGTTTTCCTGCTCAGGTTGCGGTAAAAGATTCACCCGACAGCACACCTTAAACGCGCACACGAGAAGCAACATCGGCCAGAAGCAGTTTGCTTGCGCCGGTTGCGGCCAAAGTTTCTCCTGTAAGGATGggatgaaaaaacacaaatgtgctgGTGAGAATAGCAGTAatcaataa
- the LOC133490904 gene encoding gastrula zinc finger protein XlCGF26.1-like isoform X4 translates to MKKEFDSSHIKDEITEFPLTTDFMKSEDEGQDEDHRGAESPGISAKGDGDRGGESQTDNLLAPISESDNMASNSSDNDDVSDGDMTFQTDKKRWKCSVCGGTFVYKCILKRHMIRHTGEKPFACLECGKAFSHKGHLNAHVRIHTGEKPFACTQCDKTFSCKGHLRTHTKTHMGEKPFACSVCGQRFSRKENLKTHTVRHTGEKPFVCSFCGQRFARKETLKTHTSIHTGEKPLVCSVCGQRFSTKEYLKIHTRAHTGEKPFVCSVCGQRFSQKVNLRTHRRTHTGEKPFPCSVCGQRFSRKETLKTHTRTHTGEKPFACSICGQKFSVKEYLKKHTRGHTGEKPFACSICGQRFSRKENLKTHIGTHTGEKPFSCSGCGKRFTRQHTLNAHTRSNIGQKQFACAGCGQSFSCKDGMKKHKCAGENSSNQ, encoded by the coding sequence ATGAAAAAGGAGTTCGACTCCTCGCACATTAAAGACGAGATCACGGAGTTTCCGTTGACGACGGACTTTATGAAGAGCGAAGATGAAGGTCAAGATGAGGACCACAGAGGGGCGGAGTCTCCGGGCATCAGCGCAAAAGGCGACGGTGACCGTGGCGGAGAATCACAAACTGACAACCTCTTGGCGCCGATATCAGAGAGTGACAACATGGCGTCAAACTCTTCGGACAACGATGATGTGTCTGACGGCGATATGACATTCCAGACAGATAAAAAGCGCTGGAAATGTTCCGTATGTGGGGGGACCTTTGTCTACAAGTGTATTTTGAAAAGGCACATGATACGccacaccggagagaaaccttttgcctgcttggAATGTGGCAAAGCATTCTCGCACAAGGGACACTTGAACGCGCACGTGAGAATccacaccggggagaaaccttttgcctgcacACAATGTGACAAAACTTTCTCTTGTAAGGGACACttaagaacacacacaaaaacacacatgggggagaaaccttttgcctgctcagtttgtggccaaagattctcaAGAAAGGAAAACCTCAAAACGCACACTGTCAGACACACCGGCGAGAAGCCTTTTGTCTGCTCATTTTGCGGTCAGCGATTCGCTAGAAAGGAAACGTTAAAAACGCACACCAGTATTCACACCGGAGAGAAGCCTTTGGTCTGCTCCGTGTGCGGTCAGAGATTCTCCACGAAGGAATacttgaaaatacacacacgggcccacaccggtgagaaaccttttgtctgctcagtttgcggtcaaAGGTTCTCTCAGAAGGTGAACTTGAGAACGCACCGAAGAACGCACACCGGCGAGAAgccttttccctgctcagtgTGCGGTCAAAGATTCTCGCGAAAGGAAACCTTAAAAACGCACACCAGAACGCACACCggcgagaaaccttttgcctgttcAATTTGTGGTCAAAAGTTTTCTGTGaaggaatatttaaaaaaacacacgagAGGCCACACCggcgagaaaccttttgcctgctcgaTATGCGGTCAAAGATTCTCACGAAAGGAAAACTTAAAGACGCACATTGGCACGCACACGGGTGAGAAACCGTTTTCCTGCTCAGGTTGCGGTAAAAGATTCACCCGACAGCACACCTTAAACGCGCACACGAGAAGCAACATCGGCCAGAAGCAGTTTGCTTGCGCCGGTTGCGGCCAAAGTTTCTCCTGTAAGGATGggatgaaaaaacacaaatgtgctgGTGAGAATAGCAGTAatcaataa